One genomic window of Planctomycetaceae bacterium includes the following:
- a CDS encoding formylmethanofuran dehydrogenase subunit C, translated as MTITLTLKQPPSVPLEAEAISPDAFAELSCREIQDLTLYHGKRQVPLSEFFDVSGERSDQLELHGDLHRVRWIGRSMSRGSITVHGNAGMHLGARMTGGRIEVHGNASDWLGAEMKNGLIHVHGNAGGQVGAAYRGSLAGMKNGTIIVDGTAGLEVGMRMRRGTIVFGGIVRDFAGLQMKGGTIVLLSGAEIRTGAWMNRGTIISLKPLQLMPTFARSSHGNPTFLNVYSRHLRQFGVSLPYRDSEGTYQRWSGDLSVPGKGEIFVWQPHSAA; from the coding sequence ATGACAATCACGCTGACTCTCAAACAGCCGCCGTCGGTGCCTCTGGAGGCGGAAGCAATCTCGCCGGATGCTTTTGCCGAATTGTCCTGCAGAGAAATTCAGGACTTAACCCTGTACCACGGCAAGCGACAGGTCCCGCTCAGCGAGTTCTTTGACGTCAGCGGCGAACGCAGCGACCAACTGGAACTTCACGGTGACCTGCATCGTGTGCGCTGGATCGGCCGGTCCATGTCGCGCGGCAGCATCACGGTTCACGGCAACGCGGGCATGCATCTGGGAGCCCGAATGACGGGCGGCCGAATCGAAGTCCACGGCAACGCGTCCGACTGGCTGGGCGCTGAAATGAAGAACGGCCTGATACATGTTCACGGCAATGCCGGCGGTCAGGTGGGTGCTGCTTATCGCGGCAGTCTGGCCGGCATGAAGAACGGCACGATCATTGTCGATGGCACCGCCGGACTTGAAGTCGGCATGAGAATGCGCCGCGGAACGATCGTTTTCGGGGGAATCGTGAGAGATTTCGCCGGCCTGCAGATGAAGGGCGGAACGATCGTGCTTCTCAGCGGGGCCGAAATTCGCACGGGAGCATGGATGAACCGCGGAACGATTATTTCGCTGAAACCGCTGCAACTGATGCCGACGTTCGCGCGATCGTCGCACGGCAATCCGACGTTTTTGAACGTGTATTCACGGCACCTGCGGCAATTCGGTGTTTCACTGCCGTACCGGGATTCGGAAGGAACCTATCAGCGGTGGTCGGGCGATCTGTCGGTGCCCGGCAAGGGCGAGATTTTCGTCTGGCAGCCGCATTCCGCGGCGTAA
- a CDS encoding sugar phosphate isomerase/epimerase family protein: protein MKLGLINSAWAQAGRDTAWGIHKTREIGFDCIDIFTDPLDIDARERRLIRDECRRAELPIISICCVATGLVDFNPSVQRFHLDRCRAFLDLCYEYEARNLLLVLGEYIWQQEVIPPAEQWDTAVRNCRILAEYADGLGLQIALELEPFRLSLVNDVSSMVRFIDDVDHPAFRANIDVSHLLLARVPAGEVSRLKNRAIHVHISDCDGKVHGDLPPGRGVVDFPPYLNQIAALEIDDGTVSIELEYSPDPDNIEAWVREAYESTARLMSEAGLR from the coding sequence ATGAAACTCGGACTGATCAACAGTGCGTGGGCACAGGCCGGGCGAGACACCGCGTGGGGTATTCACAAGACCAGGGAAATCGGCTTCGACTGCATCGACATCTTCACGGACCCTCTGGACATCGACGCCCGCGAACGCAGGCTGATCCGCGACGAGTGTCGCAGGGCCGAACTGCCGATCATTTCGATCTGTTGTGTCGCCACGGGACTGGTGGATTTCAATCCCAGTGTGCAGCGATTTCATCTCGATCGCTGCAGGGCGTTTCTGGATCTGTGTTACGAATATGAGGCCCGCAATCTGCTGCTGGTGCTTGGCGAATACATCTGGCAGCAGGAAGTCATTCCTCCCGCAGAACAATGGGACACCGCTGTCCGCAACTGCCGGATCCTGGCGGAATACGCCGATGGCCTGGGACTGCAGATCGCTCTGGAGCTGGAACCCTTCCGTCTTTCGCTGGTCAACGATGTCAGCAGCATGGTGCGGTTCATCGACGACGTGGATCACCCAGCCTTTCGCGCGAACATCGACGTGTCGCACCTGCTGCTGGCCCGGGTGCCGGCCGGCGAAGTCAGCCGCCTGAAGAACCGCGCCATCCACGTTCACATTTCGGACTGCGATGGAAAGGTACACGGCGACCTGCCGCCGGGACGCGGTGTTGTCGACTTTCCACCGTACCTGAACCAGATCGCAGCGCTGGAAATCGACGATGGCACGGTTTCGATTGAACTCGAATACAGCCCCGATCCCGACAATATCGAAGCCTGGGTTCGTGAAGCGTATGAATCGACCGCACGACTGATGTCCGAAGCAGGACTGCGGTAG
- a CDS encoding Ig-like domain-containing protein, whose translation MIPARFRDLLFRKSVSSRPARRRRSRRSSLCVESLERRSLLTTFTVTSLADSGAGTLRQAIDDANNNDNGFEYDEIAFDLPSGSTISLTSGDIAITETVAILGPGETELTIDAGGNSRVFDIIEQPETFLGVDIFGVTLTGGSEVDGGAIRNIFGSVYIAESTLTGNSASRGGAIYTEGDSLGYGGPLASLYLDDVEISGNSADDGGGIYNNLDHVELYNGSVVSGNSATNDGGGIYTLGQGGGVVLGTLFVYEGSQVSNNVAGNNGGGIYNENDHVELWDGSLISGNVAGNAGGGVYTFADGFNGPGETLYVSDSQITGNTAVHGGGIYNSGDYVSLFRSSVDGNQATGTDGTGSADGLGGGIYSESNELGYGSVDLYQSTVANNVAQAGTGVTGAPGVGQGGGVYAGSGALYTYQSTLSGNQALRRADGQGEGEGGGLWSSADYMSAENSTFSGNSAEDAGGGIYTGTAVEASYWLSFVTITNNTAADGGGIFHDESATLTIDGSIVAGNSSNDITGAFSGTSNLIGVDPLLGPLQDNFGPTQTHALLPGSPAIDASTLSRFEDQRDLRVFGTSDIGAFEVVLDFGDAPASFPVTLADDGARHEVSGLYLGSSVDSEADGQVSNAGFANADDDNGFPDDEDGVTFVAAVGGFSGRVEVVASGNGFLSGWIDADGNGVWDATEQVINDVAVAAGVNIIDFNLPGPPILEGISAIARFRLSSTGGLAPTGAATDGEVEDYSLQIDPIVLPDGTTGGYTFTTVTPPRVRRWYDPEVAVGYDYEVNPGGDNFTSVEFVSGFGDDLYTVEFVDGTGTAQVVVVGPFDPFDFETEGNSPGGVSFFRVTGIEPEAGLDPDDPAAFPTGLAFGDADNNGEAVVDFTMTPLATPVAVDDAYEVDEDNVLNTNISESSVLDNDTDRNEDELTASVVSGPSHGTLEFNDNGTFVYTPDENFNGTDSFTYVANDGLGDSDPAAVTITVHPVNDVPVAAPDDATTDEDTSVVIDVLANDFDVDGDDLTVDPQEGPSNGTIVINEDGTITYTPDENFNGEDSFTYLIGDGQAVSEVVTVTITVNPVNDAPVAGDDESETDEDTSVVIDLLANDNDVDGDELTVGITGGPVNGTLTENEDGTFTYTPAENYFGTDTITYTVTDGELLSNEATVTITVNPVNDAPEAFDDAAETEEDAPVNIDVNDNDLDVENDILSPVIVTQPANGSVVVEEDGTLTYTPNPDFNGTDTFTYAASDGELESEPATVAVTVNSVNDAPVAESDTAETDENTPVDIAVLGNDSDVDGDDLTPSVVTAPANGTATVNEDGSITYTPNEGFTGTDTFTYVASDGTDDSNEATVTITVNAVNNTPPEAADDEADVEEGSSVVIGVLVNDFDADGDNLTPVIVTGPANGTATVNEDGSITYTPNEGFTGTDTFTYVANDGTADSNEATVTITVSAAPGGPTVEEIPDPLDPSRNALLVTGTSENDVIFFQRRRGGAIRVIVNGENLGTFNNIDVVIAEGLGGNDRIIVDDSLIVDARLYGNEGNDRLYAGLAGINILDGGPGNDRLYASPFGSTVMVGGEGNDELNGGFLSRDILIGGTGVDRLYGGLLSESILIGGTTTYDDDAVALSAIQAEWAFGGRFSSRIRNLTNGGGLNGDNILAIGDTVHEDDARDQLFGGLLSDWFFDLDRDRLRNVWFNDYVSR comes from the coding sequence ATGATTCCCGCACGATTTCGTGACCTGTTGTTTCGCAAGAGTGTTTCCAGTCGTCCCGCGCGCCGTCGCCGCTCGCGGCGAAGCAGTCTGTGTGTTGAATCACTGGAAAGAAGATCGCTGCTGACCACGTTCACGGTCACCAGCCTTGCGGATTCCGGCGCCGGCACGCTGCGGCAGGCGATCGATGATGCCAATAACAATGACAATGGCTTTGAATATGATGAGATCGCCTTTGACCTGCCTTCCGGGAGCACAATCTCGCTGACGTCGGGTGACATCGCCATTACAGAGACGGTCGCCATTCTGGGGCCGGGAGAAACCGAACTGACGATCGACGCGGGCGGAAACTCGCGAGTTTTCGATATCATCGAACAGCCGGAAACGTTTCTGGGAGTCGACATTTTCGGTGTCACTCTGACGGGCGGTTCTGAAGTTGATGGCGGTGCAATTCGCAACATCTTCGGCAGCGTCTACATCGCCGAAAGCACGCTGACCGGCAATTCGGCGTCGCGCGGCGGAGCCATCTACACTGAAGGTGATTCGCTTGGCTATGGCGGACCGCTGGCATCGCTGTATCTGGACGACGTGGAAATTTCCGGCAACTCGGCCGACGACGGCGGTGGCATTTACAACAACCTGGACCACGTTGAGCTGTACAACGGTTCGGTTGTGTCCGGCAATTCCGCCACCAACGACGGCGGAGGCATCTACACGCTGGGACAGGGCGGCGGCGTTGTTCTGGGCACGCTGTTTGTCTACGAAGGCAGCCAGGTCAGTAACAATGTGGCCGGCAATAACGGAGGCGGAATCTACAACGAAAACGATCACGTCGAATTGTGGGACGGCAGCCTGATCAGCGGCAATGTGGCCGGCAACGCGGGTGGCGGTGTCTACACTTTCGCGGACGGCTTTAACGGGCCCGGCGAAACACTGTACGTCAGTGACAGCCAGATTACCGGCAACACGGCGGTTCACGGAGGCGGCATCTACAACAGCGGCGACTATGTTTCGCTGTTCCGCAGTTCTGTCGACGGTAATCAGGCCACCGGTACGGACGGCACCGGGTCAGCCGACGGACTCGGCGGCGGCATCTACAGCGAGAGCAACGAACTCGGCTATGGCAGCGTCGATCTGTACCAGTCGACTGTCGCCAACAACGTCGCTCAGGCGGGAACCGGTGTCACGGGAGCACCCGGTGTCGGTCAGGGTGGCGGAGTCTACGCCGGCTCCGGGGCTCTCTACACGTACCAGTCAACGCTCAGCGGTAATCAGGCTCTGCGGCGAGCCGACGGGCAGGGTGAAGGCGAGGGCGGCGGGCTGTGGAGTTCCGCTGACTATATGTCCGCGGAGAACTCGACGTTCTCCGGCAACTCGGCCGAGGACGCCGGTGGCGGCATCTATACGGGAACGGCGGTCGAGGCTTCTTATTGGCTGTCTTTCGTGACGATCACGAACAACACCGCAGCGGACGGCGGCGGCATCTTCCATGACGAGTCTGCCACCCTGACCATCGATGGCTCAATCGTCGCGGGAAATTCATCGAACGACATCACAGGAGCGTTCAGTGGAACGTCCAACCTGATCGGCGTTGATCCGCTGCTGGGGCCGCTGCAGGACAATTTCGGCCCGACGCAAACTCACGCACTGCTGCCCGGCAGTCCGGCCATCGATGCCAGTACGCTGAGTCGGTTTGAAGATCAGCGCGACCTGCGCGTCTTTGGAACGTCGGACATCGGTGCGTTCGAAGTCGTGCTGGACTTTGGTGATGCTCCGGCATCCTTCCCGGTGACTTTGGCCGATGACGGTGCCCGCCACGAAGTCAGCGGCCTGTACCTTGGCAGCTCCGTCGACAGTGAAGCAGACGGCCAGGTTTCCAATGCCGGCTTTGCAAACGCAGACGACGACAATGGTTTCCCGGATGATGAAGACGGCGTTACCTTTGTTGCCGCAGTCGGGGGTTTCAGCGGGCGAGTTGAAGTGGTTGCGTCCGGCAATGGATTCCTCAGCGGTTGGATTGACGCGGACGGCAACGGCGTCTGGGATGCAACTGAACAGGTCATCAACGATGTCGCCGTTGCGGCCGGTGTGAACATCATTGACTTCAATCTGCCAGGCCCGCCGATTCTGGAAGGGATCAGCGCGATCGCCAGGTTCCGGCTCAGTTCCACCGGCGGTCTGGCTCCGACGGGCGCCGCAACCGACGGCGAAGTCGAAGACTATTCCCTGCAGATCGACCCCATTGTGTTGCCTGACGGCACAACCGGCGGTTACACATTCACAACGGTGACGCCGCCGCGCGTGCGACGCTGGTACGACCCGGAAGTAGCGGTCGGCTACGACTACGAAGTCAATCCGGGTGGTGACAACTTCACGTCGGTGGAGTTTGTTTCCGGATTCGGTGATGACCTTTACACAGTCGAGTTTGTCGACGGTACCGGCACGGCACAGGTTGTTGTCGTCGGGCCGTTTGATCCGTTTGACTTCGAAACGGAGGGCAATTCTCCCGGCGGCGTCAGCTTCTTCCGGGTCACCGGCATTGAACCCGAAGCGGGGCTCGATCCGGATGACCCCGCCGCGTTCCCGACCGGCCTGGCCTTCGGCGATGCCGACAACAATGGTGAGGCTGTCGTTGACTTCACAATGACGCCGCTGGCGACACCGGTGGCCGTCGACGACGCATACGAAGTTGACGAAGACAACGTGCTAAACACCAACATTTCGGAATCCAGCGTTCTGGACAACGACACCGACCGTAACGAAGACGAACTGACGGCGTCGGTTGTGTCAGGTCCCAGCCACGGCACTCTGGAATTCAACGACAACGGCACGTTCGTCTACACGCCGGACGAAAACTTCAACGGCACCGATTCATTCACGTACGTTGCCAATGACGGGCTTGGAGATTCTGATCCTGCAGCGGTCACAATCACCGTGCATCCCGTCAATGACGTTCCGGTGGCGGCTCCGGACGATGCGACAACCGACGAAGATACGTCTGTCGTCATCGACGTGCTCGCCAACGACTTCGACGTGGACGGCGACGATCTGACCGTTGATCCGCAGGAAGGTCCTTCCAACGGGACGATTGTTATCAACGAAGACGGAACGATCACGTACACGCCCGATGAAAACTTCAACGGCGAAGATTCGTTTACCTATCTGATCGGCGACGGTCAGGCTGTGTCGGAAGTTGTCACGGTCACAATCACGGTAAATCCGGTCAACGATGCTCCGGTTGCCGGTGATGACGAATCGGAAACGGATGAAGATACGTCGGTCGTCATCGACCTGCTGGCCAATGACAACGATGTCGACGGCGATGAACTGACGGTCGGCATCACGGGCGGTCCCGTCAACGGAACGCTGACCGAAAATGAAGACGGCACATTCACCTACACGCCGGCAGAAAACTACTTCGGGACGGACACCATCACATACACGGTGACCGACGGAGAACTGCTGTCAAACGAAGCGACCGTGACGATCACTGTCAACCCGGTCAACGATGCGCCGGAAGCATTCGACGACGCCGCTGAGACCGAGGAAGACGCACCCGTCAACATCGACGTCAATGACAACGATCTGGATGTGGAAAACGACATCCTGTCACCGGTCATCGTGACTCAGCCGGCCAATGGCTCGGTCGTCGTCGAAGAGGACGGTACGCTGACTTACACGCCGAATCCCGATTTCAACGGGACCGACACGTTCACCTATGCAGCCAGCGACGGCGAACTGGAATCCGAACCTGCCACCGTCGCAGTCACCGTGAATTCGGTCAACGACGCACCGGTTGCCGAATCGGATACCGCGGAGACCGATGAAAATACGCCTGTGGACATCGCTGTCCTGGGTAACGATTCTGATGTCGACGGCGACGATCTGACTCCGTCGGTCGTGACAGCCCCGGCCAACGGTACGGCAACGGTCAACGAAGACGGTTCGATCACGTACACGCCGAACGAAGGCTTCACCGGAACGGACACGTTCACCTACGTCGCCAGTGACGGCACAGACGATTCGAATGAAGCAACCGTCACGATCACCGTCAACGCCGTGAATAACACGCCGCCGGAAGCAGCCGATGACGAAGCGGACGTCGAAGAAGGCAGTTCTGTTGTCATCGGCGTGCTGGTCAATGACTTCGATGCCGACGGCGACAATTTGACGCCGGTCATTGTGACGGGGCCCGCAAATGGTACGGCGACCGTCAATGAAGACGGTTCGATCACGTACACGCCGAACGAAGGATTCACCGGAACCGACACGTTCACCTACGTGGCCAATGACGGCACGGCCGATTCGAACGAAGCGACCGTCACAATCACGGTCAGCGCCGCGCCGGGAGGTCCGACGGTCGAGGAAATTCCTGACCCGCTGGATCCTTCGCGCAACGCACTGCTGGTCACCGGCACGTCCGAGAACGACGTGATCTTCTTCCAGCGGCGGCGAGGTGGTGCGATTCGAGTGATCGTCAACGGCGAGAACCTCGGGACGTTCAACAACATCGATGTTGTGATCGCGGAGGGCCTTGGCGGCAACGACCGCATCATTGTCGACGATTCGCTGATCGTGGACGCTCGCCTGTACGGCAACGAGGGTAATGACCGGCTGTACGCAGGACTCGCCGGCATCAATATCCTTGACGGCGGACCGGGCAACGACCGACTTTACGCCAGCCCGTTCGGCAGCACCGTCATGGTCGGCGGCGAAGGCAACGATGAACTGAACGGAGGCTTCCTGTCTCGCGACATTCTGATCGGCGGAACCGGCGTCGATCGCCTGTACGGCGGACTGCTGAGCGAAAGCATTCTGATCGGAGGCACCACAACGTACGACGACGATGCGGTCGCTCTGTCGGCCATCCAGGCCGAATGGGCCTTCGGCGGGCGGTTCAGCAGTCGCATCCGTAACCTGACGAACGGCGGCGGTCTGAATGGCGACAACATCCTTGCCATCGGTGACACGGTGCATGAGGACGATGCCCGCGATCAACTGTTCGGTGGTCTGCTAAGCGACTGGTTCTTCGATCTGGACCGAGATCGACTGCGAAACGTCTGGTTCAATGACTACGTGTCTCGCTGA
- a CDS encoding Gfo/Idh/MocA family oxidoreductase, which yields MPDRIRFAILGTARIARRVAPHIQQSDGAKLVAVASRCADKASAFARELGIPASFGSYQAALDSPDVDAVYLPLPPSLHREWTIRAAEAGKHVLSEKPLAMNVAEVDEMVSACRQYGVVLLDGVMWYHTPRAAAMRRIVADGLLGEIRQVTSAFTFRWDEWPMDDIRMQRSTGGGSLMDLGWYCVGATLLFLNRMPTRVFATARWHNDVDVRMNGMLWFDNGLVAGVESGFDAVRRRWIEIAGSKQALVCDDFTRPWEGRPPRFWVHDTDGISSQHIVDHKPLEQCMIDGFCDLVQRGDVDHRWLSLSRKTQLVCDRLAESARSETIVEV from the coding sequence ATGCCCGACCGCATTCGATTTGCCATTCTGGGAACCGCCCGGATCGCTCGCAGGGTGGCTCCCCATATTCAGCAATCCGACGGCGCGAAGCTGGTTGCCGTTGCCAGCCGCTGTGCTGATAAGGCATCGGCCTTCGCCCGTGAACTCGGGATCCCGGCGTCGTTTGGCAGCTATCAGGCGGCGCTGGACAGTCCCGATGTCGATGCTGTCTATCTTCCGCTGCCGCCTTCCCTGCACCGCGAATGGACGATCAGAGCAGCCGAAGCCGGCAAACATGTGCTGTCCGAAAAGCCGCTGGCCATGAATGTGGCCGAAGTTGACGAAATGGTGTCCGCGTGCCGTCAGTATGGCGTGGTGCTGCTGGACGGAGTCATGTGGTACCACACTCCCCGCGCGGCGGCGATGCGGCGAATTGTGGCGGACGGGCTGCTGGGAGAGATCCGTCAGGTCACCTCGGCATTCACGTTTCGCTGGGATGAGTGGCCGATGGACGACATCCGGATGCAGCGTTCGACCGGCGGCGGTTCGCTGATGGATCTGGGCTGGTACTGCGTGGGCGCGACTCTGCTGTTTCTCAACCGGATGCCGACGCGTGTTTTTGCGACGGCCAGATGGCACAACGATGTCGACGTGCGCATGAACGGAATGCTGTGGTTTGACAACGGTCTGGTGGCCGGAGTTGAATCGGGGTTCGACGCCGTCCGGCGCCGCTGGATTGAAATCGCCGGTTCGAAACAGGCTCTGGTTTGCGACGATTTCACTCGCCCCTGGGAAGGCAGACCTCCGCGGTTCTGGGTGCATGACACCGACGGTATCTCTTCCCAGCACATTGTGGATCACAAGCCGCTGGAACAGTGTATGATCGACGGGTTCTGTGACCTGGTTCAGCGAGGTGACGTCGATCACCGCTGGCTGTCGCTCTCGAGAAAAACACAGCTCGTCTGCGACAGGCTGGCAGAATCCGCTCGCTCGGAGACGATCGTCGAAGTTTAG
- a CDS encoding deoxyhypusine synthase family protein, protein MQERELHDGRRDGLRPLVSLDLDNISTFSELLDAMSNTAFSGRSAGEATRILTGMFSDPNCGVVMTISGAMTVAKQGKIICDLIDRGCVQTVVATGALMAHGLTESIGLTHYRHDPNQSDSVLFEKGYNRIYDTLEMESNLNDLSALVADVLEKDPPADGIWSSARFSRAVGQRLSEMNVGPGILRSAYEHDVPVFVPAFTDSELGLDFATTAILDSISKLSAEQRAALAPADVLTQIPQFNPFLDLYDYAKRITGYENIGIFTIGGGVPRNWAQQVGPFIDITNCRTGTAMTPPRFKYGVRICPEPVHWGGLSGCTYSEGVSWGKFFSPADGGRFAEVYADATVILPLLIKAVFERMGDG, encoded by the coding sequence ATGCAGGAACGTGAGCTTCACGACGGCCGCAGGGACGGATTGCGGCCGCTGGTCAGCCTCGACCTTGACAACATCTCGACGTTTTCTGAACTGCTGGACGCGATGTCGAACACCGCATTCAGCGGCAGGTCAGCAGGCGAAGCGACACGAATACTGACCGGCATGTTCAGCGACCCGAACTGCGGCGTCGTGATGACGATCTCCGGAGCGATGACTGTTGCCAAGCAGGGCAAAATCATCTGCGATCTGATTGACCGAGGCTGCGTGCAGACGGTTGTTGCGACGGGAGCACTCATGGCCCACGGTCTGACGGAATCCATCGGCCTGACTCACTACCGCCACGACCCCAATCAGTCTGACTCGGTTCTGTTTGAGAAGGGATACAACCGGATCTACGACACTCTGGAAATGGAATCCAACCTGAATGACCTGTCGGCGCTGGTGGCCGATGTTCTGGAAAAGGATCCGCCGGCGGATGGCATCTGGTCGTCCGCCCGGTTTTCGCGCGCTGTGGGTCAGCGGCTGAGCGAAATGAACGTCGGCCCCGGAATCCTGCGCAGTGCGTATGAACACGATGTCCCGGTATTCGTGCCGGCGTTTACGGACAGTGAACTGGGGCTGGATTTCGCAACCACCGCGATTCTGGACTCGATTTCAAAGCTCAGCGCTGAGCAGCGAGCGGCGCTGGCTCCGGCGGATGTGCTGACTCAGATTCCGCAGTTCAATCCCTTCCTGGATCTGTACGACTACGCAAAACGCATTACCGGCTACGAAAACATCGGGATCTTCACAATCGGCGGCGGAGTGCCCCGCAACTGGGCTCAGCAGGTCGGACCGTTCATCGACATCACCAACTGCCGCACCGGCACTGCGATGACTCCGCCGCGGTTCAAATACGGCGTGCGAATCTGCCCGGAACCGGTTCATTGGGGAGGACTGTCGGGGTGCACGTATTCTGAAGGAGTCAGTTGGGGAAAATTCTTCAGCCCGGCCGACGGAGGCCGGTTTGCCGAAGTCTACGCCGATGCCACCGTGATTCTGCCGCTGCTGATCAAGGCCGTGTTCGAACGCATGGGCGACGGCTGA
- a CDS encoding trypsin-like peptidase domain-containing protein, with protein sequence MARRSGTILLSTSMLAIGLAVGGHLDSIRLNSKAQAVSPERGTDMASAGSQALMSSGEHIARISQAVMPTAVHIQAVRREKDGRKVEETGSGVAMRSSRVNGLFVITNNHVIRGAELQDIELQTADGLELNPLRIYRDEESDIAILQIQDYGTQTGVWGDSDSVAIGHYVLAIGSPFGLSQSVTMGIVSAKSRRDLSLTEDHTVINQDFIQTDAAINPGNSGGPLIDMHGRVVGINTAIASNSGGNEGIGFSIPCNLVRHVFEQLVSYGRVQRAYLGVELDSDFDLSAARRLGLDRAYGARVTRVYRSATPTPAAIAGMRPDDVIVSFNGIPVADENHLINLVSLAEIGRSVKIEVFRGGQRQQLVLKLTDRESVRAAAIDGADTKSR encoded by the coding sequence ATGGCGCGACGATCAGGAACAATTCTGCTTTCCACATCCATGCTGGCCATTGGTCTGGCAGTGGGAGGGCATCTCGATTCAATCCGCCTGAATTCCAAAGCTCAGGCCGTCTCACCGGAACGCGGGACCGACATGGCCTCCGCGGGTTCTCAGGCGCTGATGAGCAGCGGTGAGCATATTGCCCGCATTTCGCAGGCCGTTATGCCGACGGCGGTCCATATCCAGGCCGTTCGCCGCGAAAAGGACGGACGCAAAGTTGAAGAAACCGGTTCCGGCGTGGCCATGCGAAGCAGCCGCGTGAACGGGTTATTCGTCATTACCAACAACCACGTTATTCGCGGAGCCGAACTGCAGGACATCGAACTGCAGACCGCCGACGGTCTGGAACTCAACCCACTGCGAATCTATCGCGACGAAGAAAGCGACATCGCGATCCTGCAGATTCAGGACTACGGCACGCAGACCGGTGTCTGGGGCGACAGTGATTCCGTCGCGATTGGTCACTACGTGCTTGCCATCGGAAGTCCGTTCGGCCTGAGTCAGTCTGTGACAATGGGCATCGTCAGCGCCAAAAGCCGCCGCGATCTTTCTCTGACGGAAGATCACACGGTCATCAATCAGGACTTCATCCAGACGGATGCTGCCATCAATCCCGGCAACAGCGGCGGTCCGCTGATCGACATGCACGGACGAGTGGTGGGCATTAACACAGCCATCGCTTCCAACAGCGGCGGCAATGAGGGCATCGGCTTCAGCATTCCCTGCAATCTGGTACGCCACGTCTTTGAACAACTGGTCTCGTACGGCCGGGTTCAGCGAGCATACCTGGGCGTGGAACTCGACAGTGACTTTGACCTTTCCGCGGCTCGCCGGCTGGGCCTGGACCGGGCCTACGGTGCCCGCGTGACTCGCGTCTACCGAAGTGCGACTCCCACTCCCGCGGCGATCGCCGGCATGCGGCCGGACGACGTGATCGTCTCGTTCAACGGCATTCCTGTCGCAGACGAAAACCACCTTATCAACCTGGTCAGCCTGGCGGAGATCGGCAGAAGCGTAAAGATCGAAGTCTTCCGGGGAGGTCAGCGGCAGCAGTTGGTCCTTAAGCTGACTGACCGCGAAAGTGTTCGTGCGGCCGCGATCGACGGAGCGGACACGAAGAGCCGCTGA